From the genome of Miscanthus floridulus cultivar M001 chromosome 10, ASM1932011v1, whole genome shotgun sequence, one region includes:
- the LOC136485247 gene encoding prefoldin subunit 2-like — protein MASKAGGDGKEAINEQVIANTYANMRTEMNQLYTKITELEMEVSEHSLVIGAIEPLDPSRRCYRMIGGVLVERTIKEVLPAVKRNKEGLEEVIARMHEALERKKKEITEFELKYKIRIRKADNDAEDEGGKKEGTAQGVLVGPA, from the coding sequence ATGGCAAGCAAAGCAGGTGGTGATGGCAAAGAAGCCATAAACGAGCAAGTAATTGCCAACACTTATGCCAACATGCGTACCGAAATGAACCAGCTCTACACCAAGATCACAGAGCTGGAGATGGAGGTCAGCGAGCACTCCCTTGTGATCGGCGCGATCGAGCCACTGGACCCCTCGAGGCGCTGCTACAGGATGATTGGCGGCGTCCTGGTCGAAAGGACCATCAAGGAGGTCCTGCCTGCTGTGAAGCGCAACAAGGAAGGCCTCGAAGAGGTGATTGCTCGCATGCACGAGGCactggagaggaagaagaaggagatcaCCGAGTTCGAGCTCAAGTACAAGATCAGGATCCGGAAGGCTGACAATGACGCCGAGGACGAAGGCGGCAAGAAGGAAGGCACTGCGCAGGGAGTCCTTGTTGGTCCTGCCTGA
- the LOC136485248 gene encoding uncharacterized protein has product MAPGGEGKPNTGGGSGGAKGGGRKRKFLPHGKPVRKGAYPLRPGVQGFFITCDGGRERQATRETLSLLDSFYEDLVDGKGSDEKPKNIPDKTLNKKIKFEDSDSSDDEDEDHSGEEADNGNGNDVEKGETTPSEKQQRVLDASDTASKDNTAPSEKQQEVIDTTDTTSKDNEEQAVTADEPREKKQRVEDPPVSEQTVQKETADEPKESTNKPKESSEKNIDDLIDEDLKEIGDRKKRLFASLESGCNGCIFIQMHKRAGDPGPVEIVQNMMSSAASTRKHMSRFILRVLPAEVACYASEEEITKAISPLVEKYFPKECPSGHKFAVLYEARSNTGIDRMKIINAVAKSVPQPHKVDLSNPDKTIVVQIAKAICMIGVVERYKELSKFNLRQLTSPESEK; this is encoded by the exons ATGGCCCCCGGTGGCGAGGGTAAGCCAAACAcgggcggcggcagcggtggcgccAAGGGTGGTGGGAGGAAGCGCAAGTTCCTTCCCCACGGCAAGCCGGTGCGGAAGGGGGCCTACCCGCTGCGCCCCGGCGTGCAGGGCTTCTTCATCACCTGCGACGGCGGCCGCGAGCGCCAGGCCACCCGCGAGACGCTCTCCCTCCTTGACTCC TTCTACGAAGACCTAGTGGATGGGAAAGGATCGGATGAGAAGCCTAAAAACATTCCAGACAAGACACTGAACAAAAAGATAAAGTTTGAGGACTCTGATTCctcagatgatgaagatgaagaccacTCTGGCGAGGAAGCTGACAATGGGAATGGGAATGACGTGGAGAAAGGTGAAACCACTCCATCCGAGAAGCAACAGAGGGTGCTTGATGCCTCTGATACTGCGAGCAAGGACAATACCGCTCCGTCTGAGAAGCAACAGGAGGTGATTGATACCACTGATACCACGAGCAAGGATAATGAGGAACAAGCAGTCACTGCTGATGAACCAAGAGAAAAGAAGCAACGTGTCGAAGACCCTCCAGTTTCTGAGCAGACTGTACAAAAAGAGACTGCTGATGAACCAAAGGAGTCCACTAATAAACCAAAAGAGTCCAGTGAAAAAAATATTGACGATTTGATTGACGAAGACCTGAAAGAAATAGGGGACAGGAAAAAG AGGCTCTTTGCAAGCCTTGAGTCTGGCTGCAATGGATGCATATTCATTCAAATGCATAAAAGAGCAGGAGACCCTGGTCCAGTTGAGATTGTACAAAACATGATGTCATCTGCTGCTTCGACTCGCAAACATATGTCAAG ATTTATTCTGCGAGTTTTGCCTGCTGAGGTGGCATGCTATGCATCCGAAGAGGAAATAACAAAGGCAATTAGTCCCCTTGTTGAAAAATACTTCCCAAAAGAATGCCCTTCAGGCCATAAG TTTGCAGTGTTATATGAAGCAAGGTCAAACACAGGAATTGATAGAATGAAAATCATAAATGCAGTAGCAAAATCTGTACCACAACCTCATAAAGTTGACCTGAGCAACCCAGACAAGACTATTGTTGTCCAGATTGCAAAG GCCATATGCATGATTGGAGTCGTGGAAAGGTACAAAGAGCTCTCAAAGTTCAACCTAAGGCAGCTGACTTCACCGGAGTCGGAGAAGTAG